The Eurosta solidaginis isolate ZX-2024a chromosome 4, ASM4086904v1, whole genome shotgun sequence genome includes a window with the following:
- the iav gene encoding uncharacterized protein iav, which produces MKFFLKRYLRKKPEEMKPGAILDAVISQSSPTANKCLLYKLADYKRGGDLIDALSTGGLVAVEQLIREQFGIFMYNDGKGQMINRAEFLRWKYRDHTEVTIPIEASLSRYDPLGKWEDHKACWQMQFRGALGESLLHVLIICDSKVHTKLARVLIRVFPNLAQDVMEGEEYLGASALHLAIAYSNNELVADLIEAGADINQRAVGSFFLPRDQQRRNPAKTTDYEGLAYLGEYPLAWAACCANESVYNLLLDCGADPDAQDSFGNMILHMVVVCDKLDMFGYALRHPKTPAKNGIANHSGLTPLTLSCQLGRAEVFREMLELSAREFWRYSNITCSGYPLNALDTLLPDGRTNWNSALFIILNGTKEEHLDMLDGGIIQRLLEEKWKTFAQNQFLKRLLILVTHLVCLSVSVYMRPAHTDDDDDDDGSGGISTVLAAKSEADEYDVQTIVRYIAEFCTITGVLSYVIFQQGDEIKNQGLPAFLKQLTHAPAKAIFLVSNLLILACIPFRLMGNTEAEEAILIFAVPGSWFLLMFFAGAIRLTGPFVTMIYSMITGDMFTFGIIYSIVLCGFSQAFYFLYKGHPQIQSTMFNTFPSTWMALFQTTLGDYNYPDLNNTTYPNLSKTVFVIFMIFVPILLLNMLIAMMGNTYAQVIERSEKEWMKQWAKIVVTLERAVPQADAKNYLEAYSIPLGPIDDSGYEVRGVMVIKSKSKTRAKQRKGAVSNWKRVGRVTLSALKKRGMTGEQMRRLMWGRASISSPIKITKKKLKDPYNLNPQNDLTSAMDMLAFANDPSSSAGIQLCTTTSTANGLPTPDPLRDLIFLADHRPDVHDSQYFIGLQQLANQALDLVEQTMGMDPISTPATNNLLLSKTSVATSSILQAPSMTSSIAVTTTTTSTAAADVAGPTVDLVTPLGANFTSLFQEPKDVVDPQKLQDFLNMLAEIETEESDDGARPILGKLSLSRRTKSALSKAQIKKETIGGSPQKLIPSVWSHPLPQADDEPVFNFEAALAEEHILTIEQEAEVDTETGNERDESDDCPTAEEVHATMKQFHLRKRQYQQDEAARRAKSARIKRKNRISPEQSHEGDNGGSGDTNKHTYPRGASAPGNKHASHERLSPPDPLEPWSTRELQNINKILARK; this is translated from the exons ATGAAATTCTTTTTGAAAAGATATTTGCGCAAAAAACCGGAGGAGATGAAACCAGGCGCCATACTGGATGCCGTCATCTCGCAATCCTCACCCACTGCAAACAAATGTCTGCTCTATAAGCTGGCTGACTATAAGCGCGGAGGCGATCTCATTGATGCGCTCAGCACTGGTGGTCTGGTGGCTGTTGAGCAATTGATACGCGAACAATTTGGCATCTTCATGTACAACGATGGTAAAGGACAAATGATTAATCGCGCTGAATTCTTACGTTGGAAATATCGAGATCACACTGAGGTTACAATACCGATTGAGGCATCGCTTTCACGATACGATCCCCTCGGTAAGTGGGAGGACCATAAGGCATGTTGGCAAATGCAATTTCGTGGTGCATTGGGTGAGAGTTTGTTGCATGTGCTCATCATTTGCGACTCCAAGGTACACACCAAATTGGCGCGTGTGCTGATACGCGTATTTCCCAATCTAGCACAAGATGTCATGGAAGGTGAAGAATATTTGGGTGCTAGTGCTCTACATTTGGCAATAGCCTATAGTAATAATGAATTGGTGGCCGATTTGATTGAGGCGGGTGCAGATATAAATCAGCGTGCGGTTGGTAGCTTCTTTTTGCCGCGCGATCAGCAAAGGCGCAATCCAGCTAAAACTACAGATTATGAGGGTTTAGCATATTTGGGTGAATATCCACTGGCTTGGGCTGCATGCTGCGCCAATGAAAGTGTTTATAATTTGCTATTGGATTGTGGCGCCGATCCGGATGCTCAAGACTCTTTCGGAAATATGATATTACATATGGTGGTGGTGTGCGATAAGCTG GACATGTTCGGTTATGCATTGCGTCATCCAAAAACCCCTGCTAAAAATGGCATCGCCAATCACAGCGGTCTCACACCTTTGACGCTGTCTTGTCAGTTGGGACGCGCTGAAGTATTCCGTGAAATGTTGGAACTATCCGCGCGTGAGTTTTGGCGTTACAGCAATATCACTTGCTCGGGCTATCCACTTAACGCTTTGGATACTTTATTGCCGGATGGACGCACAA ATTGGAACTCTGCGCTCTTTATTATTCTAAACGGCACCAAAGAGGAGCATTTAGATATGCTTGATGGTGGCATTATACAACGTTTGCTCGAGGAGAAATGGAAGACTTTTGCTCAAAATCAATTTCTTAAACGTTTACTCATTCTTGTTACTCATTTGGTTTGCCTCTCAGTTTCCGTATATATGCGTCCCGCTCATACCGATGACGACGACGATGATGATGGCAGCGGTGGCATTTCAACTGTGCTTGCGGCTAAGAGTGAAGCTGATGAGTATGATGTACAGACGATTGTACGTTATATAGCTGAGTTCTGTACTATCACTGGTGTTTTGAGTTATGTAATTTTTCAACAGGGTGATGAGATTAAAAATCAAGGTCTACCAGCATTTCTAAAGCAATTG ACTCACGCTCCAGCTAAGGCTATCTTTTTGGTCTCAAATCTTTTAATTCTTGCTTGCATTCCTTTTCGTTTGATGGGTAACACAGAAGCTGAGGAGGCCATACTCATATTTGCTGTACCTGGTAGCTGGTTCTTGCTTATGTTCTTTGCTGG TGCCATTCGTCTCACGGGTCCTTTTGTTACTATGATCTATTCCATGATAACGGGCGATATGTTTACGTTTGGTATTATTTACTCTATTGTGCTCTGTGGGTTTTCACAAGCGTTCTATTTTCTATACAAGGGACATCCACAGATTCAATCGACTATGTTCAATACTTTTCCAAGCACTTGGATGGCTTTATTTCAAACAACGTTAGGTGATTATAAC TACCCAGATTTGAATAACACCACATATCCAAATTTATCTAAAACGGTATTTGTGATATTTATGATATTTGTGCCCATATTGTTGCTAAACATGTTGATTGCTATGATGGGCAACACCTATGCGCAAGTTATTGAACGATCCGAGAAAGAGTGGATGAAACAG tgggccAAAATTGTAGTCACATTGGAGCGTGCAGTGCCTCAAGCTGACGCAAAAAATTATTTGGAGGCCTACTCAATACCGTTGGGGCCAATAGATGACTCCGGCTATGAGGTGCGTGGTGTAATGGTGATCAAAAGTAAGTCGAAAACGAGAGCTAAGCAACGCAAAGGAGCTGTGTCGAACTGGAAG CGCGTTGGCCGCGTCACTTTGAGTGCTTTGAAGAAACGTGGCATGACGGGTGAGCAAATGCGACGTCTTATGTGGGGACGTGCCTCAATATCAAGTCCAattaaaattaccaaaaaaaaactaaaagatcCATATAATTTGAATCCACAAAATGATCTAACAAGCGCAATGGATATGTTGGCATTCGCAAATGATCCTTCATCCAGTGCAGGGATACAACTATGCACAACAACAAGTACCGCCAATGGT TTACCTACACCCGATCCTTTGCGTGATTTAATTTTTCTTGCCGATCATCGTCCCGATGTGCATGattcacaatattttattggTTTACAACAATTGGCAAATCAAGCTTTAGATTTGGTAGAGCAAACAATGGGCATGGACCCAATATCAACACCGGCCACAAACAATTTGCTTTTATCAAAAACGTCAGTAGCAACATCATCAATATTGCAAGCTCCATCAATGACATCAAGCATAGCTgtaacaactacaacaactaGCACAGCAGCAGCTGATGTTGCTGGTCCGACCGTTGATCTCGTTACGCCACTTGGCGCGAATTTCACATCCCTCTTTCAGGAACCAAAAGATGTTGTCGATCCGCAGAAATTGCAAGATTTTCTCAATATGCTTGCAGAGATTGAAACTGAGGAGAGTGATGATGGCGCTAGACCGATTTTAGGAAAATTATCTCTATCGCGTCGTACAAAGAGTGCACTATCAAAAGCTCAAATCAAAAAGGAAACAATTGGTGGTAGTCCGCAAAAACTAATACCATCAGTGTGGTCGCATCCGCTACCACAGGCAGACGATGAGCCG GTATTCAATTTCGAAGCCGCTCTTGCAGAAGAACACATACTAACCATTGAACAAGAAGCAGAAGTGGACACCGAAACTGGTAATGAACGCGATGAGAGCGATGATTGCCCAACCGCTGAGGAAGTCCATGCAACAATGAAACAATTTCATCTGCGTAAGCGTCAATATCAACAGGATGAGGCAGCACGACGCGCAAAAAGTGCACGCATCAAACGTAAAAATAG AATTTCACCCGAACAATCCCATGAGGGTGACAATGGCGGCAGCGGTGACACTAACAAACACACATACCCACGCGGTGCCTCAGCTCCAGGAAATAAGCATGCATCGCATGAACGTTTATCGCCGCCGGATCCATTAGAACCGTGGAGTACAAGAGAATTGCAAAATATCAACAAAATATTGGCGCGCAAGTAA